One window of Strix aluco isolate bStrAlu1 chromosome 24, bStrAlu1.hap1, whole genome shotgun sequence genomic DNA carries:
- the HCRT gene encoding LOW QUALITY PROTEIN: hypocretin neuropeptide precursor (The sequence of the model RefSeq protein was modified relative to this genomic sequence to represent the inferred CDS: deleted 1 base in 1 codon), with the protein MGNHAAGILTLGKRKSVPPAFQSRLYRLLHGSGNHAAGILTMGKRGEHPGTACPDAAGCPAGTGAQPTPGLRGADASPATPRECQGHAGKDLTESQAQGAAKSFY; encoded by the exons ATGGGCAACCACGCCGCCGGCATCCTCACCCTGGGCAAGCGG AAGAGCGTCCCGCCGGCCTTCCAGAGCCGGCTCTACCGCCTGCTGCACGGCTCCGGCAACCACGCCGCCGGCATCCTCACCATGGGCAAGCGTGGCGAGCACCCCGGCACCGCCTGCCCCGATGCCGCGGGCTGCCCAGCGGGCACGGGGGCCCAGCCGacgccggggctgcggggggctgacgccagccctgccacccccaggGAGTGCCAGGGACACGCAGGGAAGGACCTGACCGAGAGCCAGGCCCAGGGAGCTGCCAAGAGCTTTTACTGA
- the KCNH4 gene encoding voltage-gated delayed rectifier potassium channel KCNH4 isoform X2, protein MPVMKGLLAPQNTFLDTIATRFDGTHSNFILANAQVRRGFPIVYCSDGFCDLTGFARTEVMQKNCSCRFLYGAETSEPVLQRIEKVLDGRQEYQTEVCFYKKGGAAFWCLLDIMPIKNEKGEVVLFLFSFKDITESRGRSHLADKKEEKQRSKKPGSSRLQAARRQGRTVLHRLNSQFARRDRGEMKINRNVFESKPSIPEYKVASVQKSRFILLHYSIFKALWDWLILLATFYVAITVPYNVCFTGTEDSLSAARSTIVSDIAVEMLFILDIVLNFRTTYVSQSGQVVYDPRSICIHYVATWFFVDLIAALPFDLLYVFNVTVTSLVHLLKTVRLLRLLRLLQKLDRYSQYSAMVLTLLMSMFALLAHWLACLWYVIGRAEMESNDPRTWDIGWLHELGKRLEAPYVNNSVGGPSIRSAYIASLYFTLSSLTSVGFGNVCANTDAEKIFSICTMLIGALMHAVVFGNVTAIIQRMYSRRSLYHTRMKDLKDFIRVHRLPQQLKQRMLEYFQTTWSVNNGIDANELLHDFPDELRADVAMHLNKDILQLPVFETASRGCLRSLSLHIKTSFCAPGEYLLRQGDALQANYFVCSGSLEVLKDNVVLAILGKGDLIGVDLCSTDQVIKTNADVKALTYCDLQYIGLRGLCEVLQLYPEYASKFTVDIHQDLTFNLREGSEMEGLCRYSRSPRLSHAPQPRPESGAAPEKPLPSISEDEEEPGEDFQHSPATIARRKLLLPQLGSPARRRSLSSLLGDELCQVSALRRNCRSPARCSRGRSPSPQCRRDARLPEREGGAGRRPAKLLIPSLQACGPPDLSPRVVDGIEDNGGTSEPQTFCFNVDPPLQSAARDSPTSGTDAGGPALAMEAEEIKQSIRRLNQEINHLNQEVSHLSRELQRMMELLQAHLATLHPPACPFRPPAAASTPPQPSPPSSPSTSPRAKRCPGRSRSAHAAANPPPLHPWGGAEGPCPLRGGTPSPGPRQASDSQPLSLPPRSAHSFPGCSAGGQSRAPPQPRSSSTSAH, encoded by the exons ATGCCGGTGATGAAGGGGCTGCTGGCGCCGCAGAACACCTTCCTCGACACCATCGCCACCCGCTTCGATGGCACAC ACAGCAACTTCATCCTGGCCAACGCGCAGGTCCGCCGCGGCTTCCCCATCGTCTACTGCTCCGACGGCTTCTGCGACCTCACCGGCTTCGCCCGCACCGAGGTCATGCAGAAGAACTGCAGCTGCCGCTTCCTCTACGGGGCCGAGACCAGCGAGCCCGTCCTGCAGCGCATCGAGAAGGTGCTGGACGGCAGGCAGGAGTACCAGACCGAGGTCTGCTTCTACAAGAAGGGCG GAGCTGCCTTCTGGTGCCTGCTGGACATCATGCCCATCAAGAACGAGAAGGGGGAGGTggtgctcttcctcttctccttcaagGACATCACAGAGAGCCGGGGCAGGAGCCACCTGGCTGACAAGAAGGAGG agaagcagaggagcAAGAAGCCCGGGAGCTCACGCCTGCAGGCAGCGCGGAGGCAGGGCCGGACCGTGCTGCACCGGCTCAACAGCCAGTTTGCCCGGAGGGACCGCGGCGAGATGAAAATCAACCGC AACGTGTTTGAGAGCAAACCGTCCATCCCCGAGTACAAAGTGGCCTCGGTGCAGAAGTCCCGCTTCATCCTGCTCCACTACAGCATCTTCAAGGCCCTCTGGGACTGGCTGATCCTGCTGGCCACCTTCTACGTGGCCATCACCGTCCCCTACAACGTCTGCTTCACGGGCACGGAGGACAGCCTCTCGGCCGCCCGCAGCACCATCGTCAGCGACATCGCCGTGGAGATGCTCTTCATCCTGG ACATCGTCCTGAATTTCCGGACGACGTACGTGAGCCAGTCGGGCCAGGTGGTGTACGACCCCCGCTCCATCTGCATCCATTACGTGGCCACCTGGTTCTTCGTGGATCTGATCGCCGCTCTGCCCTTCGACCTGCTCTACGTCTTCAACGTGACCGTG ACCTCGCTGGTTCACCTGCTGAAGACCGTgcggctgctgcggctgctgcggctgctgcagAAGCTGGACCGGTACTCGCAGTACAGCGCCATGGTGCTCACCCTGCTCATGTCCATGTTCGCGCTGCTGGCCCACTGGCTGGCCTGCCTCTGGTACGTCATCGGCCGCGCCGAGATGGAGAGCAACGACCCCCGCACCTGGGACATCG GTTGGCTGCACGAGctgggcaagaggctggaggCTCCCTACGTCAACAACTCGGTGGGGGGCCCCTCCATCCGCAGCGCCTACATCGCCTCCCTCTACTTCACCCTCAGCAGCCTGACCAGCGTGGGCTTCGGCAACGTCTGCGCCAACACCGACGCCGAGAAGATCTTCTCCATCTGCACCATGCTCATCGGGG CGCTGATGCACGCTGTCGTCTTCGGCAACGTCACGGCCATCATCCAGCGCATGTACTCCCGCCGCTCGCTCTACCACACCCGCATGAAGGACCTCAAGGACTTCATCCGCGTGCACCGCCTGCCCCAGCAGCTCAAGCAGCGGATGCTGGAGTACTTCCAGACCACCTGGTCCGTGAACAACGGCATTGACGCTAACGAG ctgctgcacGACTTCCCCGACGAGCTGCGGGCGGACGTGGCCATGCACCTCAACAAGGACATCCTGCAGCTGCCCGTCTTCGAGACGGCCAGCCGCGGCTGCCTCCGCTCCCTCTCGCTCCACATCAAGACCTCGTTCTGCGCCCCAGGGGAGTATCTGCTGCGCCAGGGCGATGCGCTGCAGGCCAACTACTTCGTCTGCTCCGGCTCCCTCGAGGTGCTGAAGGACAACGTGGTCCTGGCCATCCTGG GCAAAGGGGATTTGATCGGGGTCGACCTGTGCAGCACGGACCAGGTGATCAAGACCAACGCGGACGTGAAGGCGCTGACCTACTGCGACCTGCAGTACATCGGGCTGCGGGGGCTCTGCGAGGTGCTGCAGCTCTACCCCGAGTACGCCAGCAAGTTCACGGTGGACATCCACCAGGACCTGACCTTCAACCTGCGGGAGGGCAGCGAGATGGAG GGGCTCTGCCGCTACTCCCGGTCCCCACGGCTGTCCCACGCACCGCAG CCCCGTCCAGAGAGCGGTGCCGCCCCGGAGAAGCCCCTTCCCTCCATCTCGGAGGATGAGGAGGAGCCCGGGGAAGACTTCCAGCACTCGCCCGCCACCATCGCCCGCCGcaagctgctgctgccccagctggGCAGCCCGGCACGCCGCCGCTCCCTCAGCAGCCTCCTGGGCGATGAGCTGTGCCAGGTCTCAGCCCTGCGGCGCAACTGCCGCTCCCCAGCGCGCTGCAGCCGGGGCCGCAGCCCCTCCCCGCAGTGCCGGCGGGACGCCCGGCTGCCCGAGCGGGAGGGCGGTGCGGGCAGGCGGCCGGCCAAGCTCCTCATCCCCTCGCTGCAGGCCTGCGGCCCCCCGGACCTCAGCCCCAG AGTTGTGGACGGGATTGAAGACAATGGGGGGACATCAGAGCCGCAAACTTTCTGCTTCAACGTGGACCCCCCGCTGCAGAGCGCGGCGAGGGACTCCCCCACATCAG GGACCGACGCCGGCGGCCCAGCCCTGGCGATGGAAGCGGAGGAGATCAAGCAGAGCATCAGGCGGCTCAACCAGGAG ATCAACCACCTCAACCAGGAGGTTTCCCACCTCAGCCGGGAGCTGCAGCGCATGATGGAGCTGCTCCAGGCCCACCTGGCCACCCTGCACCCCCCCGCCTGCCCCTtccgcccgcccgcggccgcctCGACGCCCCCCCAGCCCTcgccccccagctccccctccACCAGCCCCCGGGCCAAACGCTGCCCCGGCCGCAGCCGCTCGGCCCACGCCGCTGCCaaccccccacccctgcacccctggGGGGGCGCCGAGGGGCCGTGCCCGCTGCgggggggcacccccagccctggcccccgCCAGGCCTCGGACTCGCAGCCCCTCTCGCTGCCGCCCCGCTCTGCTCACTCCTTCCCCGGCTGCTCGGCCGGCGGCCAGTCCCgcgcccccccgcagccccgctccagctccaccagcgcCCACTGA
- the LOC141934034 gene encoding LOW QUALITY PROTEIN: inactive phospholipase C-like protein 2 (The sequence of the model RefSeq protein was modified relative to this genomic sequence to represent the inferred CDS: deleted 1 base in 1 codon) — protein MAEGPRGAPPPGSPRPAAPLPNGPRGGGGGGGGGSPGSGSGSSSREDSAERSPAPAAPRASIMKDGSRQRPPHKKKTVSFSTMPNDRKINSTAACISFMLEGCELKKVRSNSRMYSRFFVLDADMRSVRWEPSKKDSEKAKIEIKSVKEVRVGKKTPVLRSNGLSDQFPDECAFSIIYGDNYESLDLVASSADVVSAWVMGLRYLVSYGKHTPEAPGTGHPSLRTSWISSVFDLADLEKSGHIPVSRAVQLIKALNPGMKTSTIELKFKELQKASERPGAEVACELFVEAYCELCTRPEIFFLLVQFSSNKEYLGLKDLLMFLEVEQGMEGVTEEKCLEIVSKYEPSKEGREKGYLAIDGFTRYLLSSDCSIFDPQHRRVCQDMAQPLSHYYISSAHSACLLEDNFWGRSDISGYISALGLGCRSIELVLWDGPEGEPVVYTSPSAASCVPFRAVVGLIDQHAFAASAYPLILCLVVRCSATQQRLAAQCLRKTLGEKLYLEPPNPTASYLPSPEQLKGRILIKGKKLPPGCEDSEGEVSDEEEGWELARRLGQEDREAPEGGGPRRVRLSRELSELVSLCQAVPFQDFESSRRGQRYWEMCSFSEVEAGRFANECPAELVSYNKRFLSRVYPSPMRIDASNMNPQDFWKCGCQMVAMNYQTPGLMMDLNTGWFQQNGACGYVLRPAIMREEVSYFSANAKDSLPGVPAQLLHLKVISGQNLPKPKGSGAKGEVVEPYVCAEIHGIPADCAEHRTKTALQSGDNPVFDESLEFQINLPELAVLRFVVLDDDYIGDEFIAQYTIPFECLQPGYRHVPLQSLAGEPLPHATLFVHVAITDRRGGGKGHRRGLAGRRGRRVREYTSTKATGIKAIDEVFRTATQPLREATDLRENVQNALVSFKELCGLTPAANMKQCILTVAAWLLHSDSTPSVTLNLAERYPPMEAQGPIPDLLRKVLTAYETMIQTSRTLIESADAVYGKLIQAQQAGMDFHKELHRIEAKEGLRGRKLQKALESFAWNITVLKGQADLLKHAKAEALDNLWQIHNAGQSCGIGRNGSASPEPSRLRAPLEPIPETEGGGDTASC, from the exons GATGGCTCCCGGCAGCGGCCGCCGCACAAGAAGAAGACGGTGTCCTTCAGCACCATGCCCAACGACCGCAAGATCAACAGCACGGCCGCCTGCATCTCCTTCATGCTGGAGGGCTGTGAGCTGAAGAAGGTGCGCTCCAACTCCCGCATGTACAGCCGCTTCTTCGTGCTGGACGCCGACATGCGCTCCGTGCGCTGGGAGCCCTCCAAGAAGGACTCGGAGAAGGCCAAGATCGAGATCAAGTCAGTCAAAGAGGTGCGCGTGGGCAAGAAGACGCCCGTCCTGCGCAGCAATGGCCTCTCCGACCAGTTCCCGGACGAGTGCGCCTTCTCCATCATCTACGGAGACAACTACGAGTCCCTGGACCTGGTGGCCAGCTCGGCCGATGTGGTGAGCGCCTGGGTGATGGGGCTCCGCTACCTGGTGTCCTACGGGAAACACACCCCTGAGGCACCCGGGACCGGCCACCCCAGCCTCCGGACCTCCTGGATCTCCTCCGTCTTTGACCTCGCCGACCTGGAGAAGTCTGGCCACATCCCCGTGTCCCGGGCCGTGCAGCTGATCAAAGCGCTCAACCCAGGCATGAAGACGTCCACCATCGAGCTGAAGTTCAAGGAGCTGCAGAAGGCCAGCGAGCGTCCCGGTGCAGAGGTGGCCTGCGAGCTCTTCGTGGAGGCGTACTGCGAGCTCTGCACCCGCCCCGAGATCTTCTTCCTGCTGGTGCAGTTCTCCAGCAACAAGGAGTACCTGGGCCTGAAGGACCTGCTGATGTTCCTGGAGGTGGAGCAGGGCATGGAGGGGGTGACAGAGGAGAAGTGCTTGGAGATCGTCAGCAAGTATGAGCCCTCCAAGGAGGGCCGGGAGAAGGGCTACCTGGCCATCGACGGCTTCACGCGCTACCTGCTCTCCTCCGACTGCTCCATCTTCGACCCGCAGCACCGCAGGGTGTGCCAGGACATGGCGCAGCCCCTCTCCCACTACTACATCAGCTCTGCCCACAGCGCCTGCCTGCTGGAGGACAACTTCTGGGGCCGCTCCGACATCAGCGGCTACATCAGCGCCCTGGGCCTGGGCTGCCGCAGCATCGAGCTGGTGCTGTGGGATGGCCCTGAGGGCGAGCCCGTGGTCTACACCAGCCCCTCGGCCGCCTCCTGTGTGCCCTTCCGCGCCGTGGTGGGGCTGATCGACCAGCACGCCTTCGCCGCCTCCGCCTACCCCCTCATCCTCTGCCTGGTGGTGCGCTGCTCCGCCACCCAACAGCGCCTCGCCGCCCAGTGCCTGCGCAAGACGCTGGGGGAGAAGCTGTACCTGGAGCCCCCCAACCCCACCGCGTCCTACCTGCCCTCCCCGGAGCAGCTCAAGGGCCGCATCCTCATCAAGGGCAAGAAGCTGCCGCCTGGCTGCGAGGACAGCGAGGGGGAGGTGTCGGACGAGGAGGAAGGCTGGGAGCTGGCGCGGCGCCTGGGCCAGGAGGACCGGGAGGCGCCGGAGGGAGGTGGCCCGCGGCGGGTGCGCCTCAGCCGGGAGCTCTCGGAGCTGGTCAGCCTCTGCCAGGCCGTCCCCTTCCAGGACTTCGAGAGCTCGCGGCGCGGGCAGCGCTACTGGGAGATGTGCTCCTTCAGCGAGGTGGAGGCGGGACGCTTCGCCAACGAGTGCCCGGCCGAGCTGGTGAGCTACAACAAGCGGTTCCTCTCCCGCGTCTACCCCAGCCCCATGCGCATCGACGCCAGCAACATGAACCCCCAGGACTTCTGGAAGTGCGGCTGCCAGATGGTGGCCATGAACTACCAGACGCCCGGGCTCATGATGGACCTGAACACGGGCTGGTTCCAGCAGAACGGGGCCTGCGGCTACGTCCTCCGCCCCGCCATCATGCGGGAGGAGGTTTCCTACTTCAGTGCCAACGCCAAGGACTCCTTGCCCGGGGTGCCCGCCCAGCTCCTGCACCTCAAGGTCATCAGTGGGCAGAACCTGCCCAAACCCAAGGGCTCAGGGGCCAAGGGGGAGGTGGTGGAGCCCTACGTCTGCGCCGAGATCCACGGCATCCCAGCCGACTGCGCCGAGCACCGCACCAAGACGGCCCTGCAGAGCGGGGACAACCCCGTCTTCGACGAGAGCCTGGAGTTCCAGATCAACCTGCCGGAGCTGGCCGTCCTGCGCTTCGTCGTGCTGGATGACGACTACATCGGGGACGAGTTCATCGCCCAGTACACCATCCCCTTCGAGTGCCTGCAGCCCGGCTACCGCCACGTCCCCCTCCAGTCCCTGGCTGGGGAGCCCCTGCCCCACGCCACCCTCTTCGTGCACGTGGCCATCACCGACCGCCGTGGCGGGGGCAAGGGGCACCGCCGGGGGCTGGCAgggcgccggggccgccgggTGCGGGAGTACACCTCCACCAAGGCCACCGGCATCAAGGCCATCGACGAGGTCTTCCGGACAGCCACCCAGCCACTGCGGGAGGCCACCGACCTGCGGGAGAATGTGCAG AATGCGCTGGTCTCCTTCAAGGAGCTGTGTGGGCTGACGCCCGCTGCCAACATGAAGCAGTGCATCCTGACGGTGGCCGCGTGGCTGCTGCACAGCGACAGTACGCCCAGCGTCACCCTCAACCTGGCGGAGCGGTAC CCCCCCATGGAGGCCCAGGGCCCCATCCCCGACCTGCTGCGCAAGGTCCTCACCGCCTACGAGACG atgATCCAGACCAGCCGGACGCTGATCGAGTCCGCTGACGCAGTGTACGGCAAACTCATCCAGGCGCAGCAGGCAG GGATGGATTTCCACAAGGAGCTGCACCGCATCGAGGCCAaggaggggctgcggggccgcaAGCTGCAGAAGGCGCTGGAGAGCTTCGCCTGGAACATCACCGTGCTGAAG GGCCAGGCCGACCTGCTCAAACACGCCAAGGCGGAGGCGCTGGACAACCTCTGGCAGATCCACAACGCGGGACAGTCCTGCGGCATCGGCAGGAACGGCTCAGCCTCGCCGGAGCCCTCCCGGCTGCGCGCCCCACTGGAGCCCATCCCCGAGACGGAGGGAGGTGGCGACACGGCGTCCTGCTGA
- the KCNH4 gene encoding voltage-gated delayed rectifier potassium channel KCNH4 isoform X1 — MPVMKGLLAPQNTFLDTIATRFDGTHSNFILANAQVRRGFPIVYCSDGFCDLTGFARTEVMQKNCSCRFLYGAETSEPVLQRIEKVLDGRQEYQTEVCFYKKGGAAFWCLLDIMPIKNEKGEVVLFLFSFKDITESRGRSHLADKKEEKQRSKKPGSSRLQAARRQGRTVLHRLNSQFARRDRGEMKINRNVFESKPSIPEYKVASVQKSRFILLHYSIFKALWDWLILLATFYVAITVPYNVCFTGTEDSLSAARSTIVSDIAVEMLFILDIVLNFRTTYVSQSGQVVYDPRSICIHYVATWFFVDLIAALPFDLLYVFNVTVTSLVHLLKTVRLLRLLRLLQKLDRYSQYSAMVLTLLMSMFALLAHWLACLWYVIGRAEMESNDPRTWDIGWLHELGKRLEAPYVNNSVGGPSIRSAYIASLYFTLSSLTSVGFGNVCANTDAEKIFSICTMLIGALMHAVVFGNVTAIIQRMYSRRSLYHTRMKDLKDFIRVHRLPQQLKQRMLEYFQTTWSVNNGIDANELLHDFPDELRADVAMHLNKDILQLPVFETASRGCLRSLSLHIKTSFCAPGEYLLRQGDALQANYFVCSGSLEVLKDNVVLAILGKGDLIGVDLCSTDQVIKTNADVKALTYCDLQYIGLRGLCEVLQLYPEYASKFTVDIHQDLTFNLREGSEMEGLCRYSRSPRLSHAPQPRPESGAAPEKPLPSISEDEEEPGEDFQHSPATIARRKLLLPQLGSPARRRSLSSLLGDELCQVSALRRNCRSPARCSRGRSPSPQCRRDARLPEREGGAGRRPAKLLIPSLQACGPPDLSPRVVDGIEDNGGTSEPQTFCFNVDPPLQSAARDSPTSAGTDAGGPALAMEAEEIKQSIRRLNQEINHLNQEVSHLSRELQRMMELLQAHLATLHPPACPFRPPAAASTPPQPSPPSSPSTSPRAKRCPGRSRSAHAAANPPPLHPWGGAEGPCPLRGGTPSPGPRQASDSQPLSLPPRSAHSFPGCSAGGQSRAPPQPRSSSTSAH; from the exons ATGCCGGTGATGAAGGGGCTGCTGGCGCCGCAGAACACCTTCCTCGACACCATCGCCACCCGCTTCGATGGCACAC ACAGCAACTTCATCCTGGCCAACGCGCAGGTCCGCCGCGGCTTCCCCATCGTCTACTGCTCCGACGGCTTCTGCGACCTCACCGGCTTCGCCCGCACCGAGGTCATGCAGAAGAACTGCAGCTGCCGCTTCCTCTACGGGGCCGAGACCAGCGAGCCCGTCCTGCAGCGCATCGAGAAGGTGCTGGACGGCAGGCAGGAGTACCAGACCGAGGTCTGCTTCTACAAGAAGGGCG GAGCTGCCTTCTGGTGCCTGCTGGACATCATGCCCATCAAGAACGAGAAGGGGGAGGTggtgctcttcctcttctccttcaagGACATCACAGAGAGCCGGGGCAGGAGCCACCTGGCTGACAAGAAGGAGG agaagcagaggagcAAGAAGCCCGGGAGCTCACGCCTGCAGGCAGCGCGGAGGCAGGGCCGGACCGTGCTGCACCGGCTCAACAGCCAGTTTGCCCGGAGGGACCGCGGCGAGATGAAAATCAACCGC AACGTGTTTGAGAGCAAACCGTCCATCCCCGAGTACAAAGTGGCCTCGGTGCAGAAGTCCCGCTTCATCCTGCTCCACTACAGCATCTTCAAGGCCCTCTGGGACTGGCTGATCCTGCTGGCCACCTTCTACGTGGCCATCACCGTCCCCTACAACGTCTGCTTCACGGGCACGGAGGACAGCCTCTCGGCCGCCCGCAGCACCATCGTCAGCGACATCGCCGTGGAGATGCTCTTCATCCTGG ACATCGTCCTGAATTTCCGGACGACGTACGTGAGCCAGTCGGGCCAGGTGGTGTACGACCCCCGCTCCATCTGCATCCATTACGTGGCCACCTGGTTCTTCGTGGATCTGATCGCCGCTCTGCCCTTCGACCTGCTCTACGTCTTCAACGTGACCGTG ACCTCGCTGGTTCACCTGCTGAAGACCGTgcggctgctgcggctgctgcggctgctgcagAAGCTGGACCGGTACTCGCAGTACAGCGCCATGGTGCTCACCCTGCTCATGTCCATGTTCGCGCTGCTGGCCCACTGGCTGGCCTGCCTCTGGTACGTCATCGGCCGCGCCGAGATGGAGAGCAACGACCCCCGCACCTGGGACATCG GTTGGCTGCACGAGctgggcaagaggctggaggCTCCCTACGTCAACAACTCGGTGGGGGGCCCCTCCATCCGCAGCGCCTACATCGCCTCCCTCTACTTCACCCTCAGCAGCCTGACCAGCGTGGGCTTCGGCAACGTCTGCGCCAACACCGACGCCGAGAAGATCTTCTCCATCTGCACCATGCTCATCGGGG CGCTGATGCACGCTGTCGTCTTCGGCAACGTCACGGCCATCATCCAGCGCATGTACTCCCGCCGCTCGCTCTACCACACCCGCATGAAGGACCTCAAGGACTTCATCCGCGTGCACCGCCTGCCCCAGCAGCTCAAGCAGCGGATGCTGGAGTACTTCCAGACCACCTGGTCCGTGAACAACGGCATTGACGCTAACGAG ctgctgcacGACTTCCCCGACGAGCTGCGGGCGGACGTGGCCATGCACCTCAACAAGGACATCCTGCAGCTGCCCGTCTTCGAGACGGCCAGCCGCGGCTGCCTCCGCTCCCTCTCGCTCCACATCAAGACCTCGTTCTGCGCCCCAGGGGAGTATCTGCTGCGCCAGGGCGATGCGCTGCAGGCCAACTACTTCGTCTGCTCCGGCTCCCTCGAGGTGCTGAAGGACAACGTGGTCCTGGCCATCCTGG GCAAAGGGGATTTGATCGGGGTCGACCTGTGCAGCACGGACCAGGTGATCAAGACCAACGCGGACGTGAAGGCGCTGACCTACTGCGACCTGCAGTACATCGGGCTGCGGGGGCTCTGCGAGGTGCTGCAGCTCTACCCCGAGTACGCCAGCAAGTTCACGGTGGACATCCACCAGGACCTGACCTTCAACCTGCGGGAGGGCAGCGAGATGGAG GGGCTCTGCCGCTACTCCCGGTCCCCACGGCTGTCCCACGCACCGCAG CCCCGTCCAGAGAGCGGTGCCGCCCCGGAGAAGCCCCTTCCCTCCATCTCGGAGGATGAGGAGGAGCCCGGGGAAGACTTCCAGCACTCGCCCGCCACCATCGCCCGCCGcaagctgctgctgccccagctggGCAGCCCGGCACGCCGCCGCTCCCTCAGCAGCCTCCTGGGCGATGAGCTGTGCCAGGTCTCAGCCCTGCGGCGCAACTGCCGCTCCCCAGCGCGCTGCAGCCGGGGCCGCAGCCCCTCCCCGCAGTGCCGGCGGGACGCCCGGCTGCCCGAGCGGGAGGGCGGTGCGGGCAGGCGGCCGGCCAAGCTCCTCATCCCCTCGCTGCAGGCCTGCGGCCCCCCGGACCTCAGCCCCAG AGTTGTGGACGGGATTGAAGACAATGGGGGGACATCAGAGCCGCAAACTTTCTGCTTCAACGTGGACCCCCCGCTGCAGAGCGCGGCGAGGGACTCCCCCACATCAG CAGGGACCGACGCCGGCGGCCCAGCCCTGGCGATGGAAGCGGAGGAGATCAAGCAGAGCATCAGGCGGCTCAACCAGGAG ATCAACCACCTCAACCAGGAGGTTTCCCACCTCAGCCGGGAGCTGCAGCGCATGATGGAGCTGCTCCAGGCCCACCTGGCCACCCTGCACCCCCCCGCCTGCCCCTtccgcccgcccgcggccgcctCGACGCCCCCCCAGCCCTcgccccccagctccccctccACCAGCCCCCGGGCCAAACGCTGCCCCGGCCGCAGCCGCTCGGCCCACGCCGCTGCCaaccccccacccctgcacccctggGGGGGCGCCGAGGGGCCGTGCCCGCTGCgggggggcacccccagccctggcccccgCCAGGCCTCGGACTCGCAGCCCCTCTCGCTGCCGCCCCGCTCTGCTCACTCCTTCCCCGGCTGCTCGGCCGGCGGCCAGTCCCgcgcccccccgcagccccgctccagctccaccagcgcCCACTGA